The following are encoded in a window of Oncorhynchus keta strain PuntledgeMale-10-30-2019 chromosome 10, Oket_V2, whole genome shotgun sequence genomic DNA:
- the LOC127932194 gene encoding protein Wnt-4a isoform X1, with translation MTAEYVLRSLLMLFLALLSANASNWLYLAKLSSVGSISDEETCERLRGLIQRQVQICKRSVEVMDAVRRGAQLAIDECQFQFRNRRWNCSTLETMPVFGKVVTQGTREAAFVYAISAASVAFAVTRACSSGELEKCGCDRTVHGVSPEGFQWSGCSDNIAYGVAFSQSFIDVRERSKGQSPSKALMNLHNNEAGRKAILSHMRVECKCHGVSGSCEVKTCWKAMPPFRKVGNVIKEKFDGATEVEQRKVGTTKVLVPRNSQFKPHTDEDLVYLEPSPDFCDHDPRTPGMLGTAGRQCNRTSKAIDGCELMCCGRGFQTEEVEVVDRCSCKFHWCCYVKCKQCRKMVEMHTCR, from the exons gTACCTGGCTAAACTGTCGTCGGTTGGCAGTATCAGTGATGAGGAGACGTGTGAACGCCTGCGAGGACTCATCCAGAGACAG GTGCAGATCTGTAAGCGCAGTGTGGAGGTGATGGATGCTGTGCGGCGTGGGGCTCAGCTAGCCATAGACGAGTGTCAGTTTCAGTTCCGGAACCGCCGATGGAACTGTTCCACACTGGAAACCATGCCCGTCTTCGGCAAGGTCGTCACACAGG GCACTCGGGAGGCAGCCTTTGTGTATGCCATCTCAGCAGCCAGTGTGGCGTTTGCTGTGACCCGAGCATGTAGCAGCGGAGAGCTGGAGAAATGTGGCTGCGACCGCACCGTCCATGGAGTCAGTCCGGagg gGTTCCAGTGGTCAGGCTGTAGTGATAACATAGCATACGGAGTGGCCTTCTCTCAGTCCTTCATTGACGTAAGGGAGAGGAGTAAAGGACAGTCCCCCAGCAAAGCACTCATGAACCTACACAACAACGAGGCCGGGAGGAAG GCCATCCTGAGCCACATGCGTGTGGAGTGTAAGTGTCATGGCGTGTCAGGTTCCTGTGAGGTGAAGACCTGCTGGAAGGCCATGCCCCCATTCCGCAAGGTGGGCAACGTCATCAAGGAGAAGTTTGACGGCGCCACAGAGGTGGAGCAGCGCAAGGTGGGCACGACCAAGGTCCTGGTGCCACGGAACTCCCAGTTCAAACCTCACACAGACGAAGACCTGGTCTACCTGGAGCCCAGCCCCGACTTCTGTGACCACGACCCGCGCACACCAGGCATGCTGGGTACGGCGGGGCGGCAGTGTAACCGGACGTCGAAGGCCATCGACGGCTGTGAGCTGATGTGCTGCGGCCGGGGCTTCCAgacagaggaggtggaggtggtggacagGTGCAGCTGTAAGTTCCACTGGTGCTGCTACGTCAAGTGCAAACAGTGCCGCAAGATGGTGGAGATGCACACCTGCCGGTGA
- the LOC127932194 gene encoding protein Wnt-4a isoform X2 yields the protein MDAVRRGAQLAIDECQFQFRNRRWNCSTLETMPVFGKVVTQGTREAAFVYAISAASVAFAVTRACSSGELEKCGCDRTVHGVSPEGFQWSGCSDNIAYGVAFSQSFIDVRERSKGQSPSKALMNLHNNEAGRKAILSHMRVECKCHGVSGSCEVKTCWKAMPPFRKVGNVIKEKFDGATEVEQRKVGTTKVLVPRNSQFKPHTDEDLVYLEPSPDFCDHDPRTPGMLGTAGRQCNRTSKAIDGCELMCCGRGFQTEEVEVVDRCSCKFHWCCYVKCKQCRKMVEMHTCR from the exons ATGGATGCTGTGCGGCGTGGGGCTCAGCTAGCCATAGACGAGTGTCAGTTTCAGTTCCGGAACCGCCGATGGAACTGTTCCACACTGGAAACCATGCCCGTCTTCGGCAAGGTCGTCACACAGG GCACTCGGGAGGCAGCCTTTGTGTATGCCATCTCAGCAGCCAGTGTGGCGTTTGCTGTGACCCGAGCATGTAGCAGCGGAGAGCTGGAGAAATGTGGCTGCGACCGCACCGTCCATGGAGTCAGTCCGGagg gGTTCCAGTGGTCAGGCTGTAGTGATAACATAGCATACGGAGTGGCCTTCTCTCAGTCCTTCATTGACGTAAGGGAGAGGAGTAAAGGACAGTCCCCCAGCAAAGCACTCATGAACCTACACAACAACGAGGCCGGGAGGAAG GCCATCCTGAGCCACATGCGTGTGGAGTGTAAGTGTCATGGCGTGTCAGGTTCCTGTGAGGTGAAGACCTGCTGGAAGGCCATGCCCCCATTCCGCAAGGTGGGCAACGTCATCAAGGAGAAGTTTGACGGCGCCACAGAGGTGGAGCAGCGCAAGGTGGGCACGACCAAGGTCCTGGTGCCACGGAACTCCCAGTTCAAACCTCACACAGACGAAGACCTGGTCTACCTGGAGCCCAGCCCCGACTTCTGTGACCACGACCCGCGCACACCAGGCATGCTGGGTACGGCGGGGCGGCAGTGTAACCGGACGTCGAAGGCCATCGACGGCTGTGAGCTGATGTGCTGCGGCCGGGGCTTCCAgacagaggaggtggaggtggtggacagGTGCAGCTGTAAGTTCCACTGGTGCTGCTACGTCAAGTGCAAACAGTGCCGCAAGATGGTGGAGATGCACACCTGCCGGTGA